In a genomic window of Epinephelus fuscoguttatus linkage group LG23, E.fuscoguttatus.final_Chr_v1:
- the LOC125884495 gene encoding uncharacterized protein LOC125884495 gives MRCIDMIKHTMRNFTMVTLLLLCSLCWICVSLSESQTVEVQSGEEVTLLCSNFSSSPTQIIWFRVVRRSQPHCVSFMYKPREPASLCHGFQNGNFEMSSNISTVFLKIKQVNSSDSGLYFCGYYIGKKPLIVDATYVEVQEFDGTTKLTSVILRGLIIFLIMVIICLAVKIRKLHKAHAEEQNTQWTETQSSDDLNYAAVTFRPKSKETPACTRQRSEAKCYLFSHQIGST, from the exons ATGCGTTGCATTgacatgatcaaacacacaatGAGGAACTTCACCATGGTCACACTTTTACTTCTGTGCAGCTTAT gCTGGATCTGCGTCTCACTTTCTGAGTCTCAGACTGTGGAGGTTCAGTCGGGTGAAGAAGTCACACTGCTGTGCTCCAACTTTTCAAGTTCTCCCACTCAGATAATTTGGTTCAGAGTGGTCAGGAGATCCCAGCCCCACTGTGTCTCCTTCATGTACAAGCCTCGTGAGCCTGCTTCACTCTGCCATGGATTTCAAAATGGAAACTTTGAAATGAGCTCCAACATCTCCACAGTTTTTCTCAAAATCAAACAAGTGAATTCATCTGACTCTGGGCTGTATTTCTGTGGCTACTACATAGGCAAAAAACCACTTATTGTGGATGCAACATATGTAGAAGTTCAAG AGTTTGATGGAACAACAAAGTTGACGAGTGTGATCCTGAGAGGTCTGATTATTTTCCTCATTATGGTCATCATTTGTCTGGCTGTTAAAATCAGAAAGCTTCACAAAG CTCATGCTGAAGAACAGAATACACAATGGACAGAG ACTCAGAGCTCAGACGACCTGAACTATGCAGCTGTAACCTTTCGTCCAAAATCAAAAGAAACGCCAGCCTGCACCAGACAGAGAAGTGAAGCCAAATGCTATTTATTCAGCCACCAGATAGGAAGCACCTGA